A DNA window from Drosophila biarmipes strain raj3 chromosome 2R, RU_DBia_V1.1, whole genome shotgun sequence contains the following coding sequences:
- the LOC108030276 gene encoding probable salivary secreted peptide, which yields MRIYVILLSVISLYALSEAAGRGRSHSVTWGVRNYRDTHLCREIITEKSRFLRVVTRDYVFDQKKLRRTITQVVVTDQVRDGNGGYAYLTAGGPQSTYAKIHLKSQRNQGFSFIIDIYGI from the exons ATGAGAATTTACGTAATACTGCTTTCCGTAATATCGCTGTACGCCCTTTCTGAGGCCGCTGGGCGTGGCCGCAGTCACAGTGTTACCTGGGGAGTGAGAAACTACAGGGACACTCACCTGTGCCGGGAGATCATTACGGAGAAGTCCAGGTTTCTGCGCGTGGTCACTAGGGATTATGTTTTCGATCAAAAG AAACTGCGACGCACCATCACCCAAGTCGTGGTTACGGATCAAGTTAGGGATGGCAACGGAGGCTACGCCTATCTAACCGCCGGTGGACCGCAGAGCACCTATGCCAAAATCCATCTGAAGAGCCAACGCAACCAGGGCTTCAGCTTCATCATCGACATATACGGCATTTAA
- the LOC108029994 gene encoding elongation of very long chain fatty acids protein F, with amino-acid sequence MNSTILEVFRGGPADPVQLPLFGSPLPAIAITFLYLLLVLKVGPDFMECRKPYNVRTAMLIYNLCQVFMNAALFIKGTEYLFVRKAYNFRCMHMLPLDHPEKNADRMFTYFFFLNKVVDLVDTVFFVLRKSNKQITVLHVYHHGLMTLGVPIVYYFYGPGGQYNTMGYLNSFVHVVMYSYYFVAAGYPQVKKTFWWKQYITKLQILQFAILFAQAFLTMWLNPGCTFPRPLQFMQIAVSASMMVMFGNFYYQTYLKAKSKKQ; translated from the exons ATGAACTCAACGATATTGGAAGTGTTCCGGGGAGGTCCGGCGG ATCCCGTGCAGCTGCCTTTGTTCGGTTCTCCTCTGCCAGCGATTGCGATTACTTTCCTATATCTACTACTCGTTCTCAAAGTGGGTCCTGATTTTATGGAGTGTCGTAAGCCCTATAATGTGCGAACTGCCATGTTGATCTATAATCTCTGTCAGGTTTTTATGAACGCTGCCCTTTTTATTAAG GGCACTGAATACCTCTTTGTGAGAAAAGCCTATAACTTCCGCTGCATGCATATGCTTCCCTTGGATCATCCCGAAAAGAATGCCGATCGGATGTTCACCTACTTCTTCTTTCTCAACAAGGTGGTGGACCTGGTGGACACTGTATTTTTTGTGCTGAGGAAGAGCAATAAGCAGATCACTGTTCTGCACGTTTATCATCATGGGTTAATGACCCTGGGAGTGCCCATAGTATACTATTTCTACGGACCCGGAGGGCAGTACAACACCATGGGCTACCTCAACTCATTCGTGCACGTGGTCATGTACTCGTACTACTTTGTTGCCGCTGGGTATCCGCAAGTGAAAAAGACTTTCTGGTGGAAGCAGTACATCACCAAGTTGCAGATCCTTCAGTTCGCCATCCTCTTCGCCCAAGCCTTCCTGACCATGTGGCTGAATCCCGGCTGCACCTTTCCCAGACCCCTTCAGTTCATGCAGATTGCCGTTTCCGCCTCCATGATGGTCATGTTCGGCAACTTTTACTATCAAACATACCTCAAAGCCAAGAGCAAAAAACAATGA
- the LOC108029937 gene encoding elongation of very long chain fatty acids protein F: protein MLRLLHIPQADPNPILLAGSPWPMIVILVVYLLFVLKLGKIFMKNRKPYDLKTVLKVYNLFQVLYNGVYFGMVFYYMFIVGICNLRCIESFPQGHERKQLERVLHAAYLLNKVLDLLDTVFFVLRKSYKQVTFLHVYHHVFMSFASYALTRYYGTGGHLNAVGLLNSLVHTVMYFYYFLSSEYPSLRSNVWWKKYITLTQISQFIILLGYAVYVRFFSPNCGVPHGLLYLSMLQGSVFIYLFGKFYIQAYLRPAKAKRS, encoded by the exons ATGCTCCGTCTTTTGCACATACCTCAGGCCG ATCCCAACCCCATTCTGCTGGCTGGCTCGCCATGGCCCATGATTGTGATTCTGGTGGTTTATCTGCTGTTCGTCCTAAAACTGGGCAAGATCTTCATGAAAAACCGCAAGCCATACGACTTGAAAACAGTCCTCAAGGTCTACAACTTATTTCAGGTGCTCTACAATGGCGTCTACTTTGGAATG GTATTCTACTACATGTTCATCGTGGGCATTTGCAACCTGCGCTGCATTGAGAGCTTTCCCCAGGGACATGAGCGAAAGCAGCTGGAGCGAGTGTTGCACGCCGCTTACCTGCTAAACAAGGTGCTCGACCTCCTGGATACCGTGTTCTTCGTGCTGCGAAAGAGCTATAAGCAGGTCACCTTCCTGCATGTGTATCACCACGTGTTCATGTCCTTTGCCAGCTACGCTCTGACCAGATATTACGGCACCGGGGGACATCTAAACGCCGTGGGATTGCTCAACTCCCTGGTGCACACGGTCATGTACTTCTACTACTTCCTGTCCTCGGAGTACCCCTCGCTGAGGTCCAATGTGTGGTGGAAGAAGTACATAACTCTGACCCAGATCAGTCAGTTCATCATACTCCTCGGCTACGCCGTCTACGTGCGATTCTTCTCGCCGAACTGTGGGGTCCCCCACGGGCTCCTGTATCTGAGCATGCTGCAAGGCAGTGTCTTCATCTACCTGTTCGGAAAGTTCTACATCCAGGCCTATCTGCGACCGGCGAAGGCAAAGCGATCGTAG